The Nostoc sp. PCC 7524 nucleotide sequence ATTTGAGTCTCTACTAGGGAAGAATTGGTGAAGATTCCAGCAAGTATCAGGGAGAGCGATCGGGGTGACAGGTGATAGGTGACAGGTTACAGGTTACAGGTTACAGGTTACAGGAAGAAACGATATGAGGTGTACCTAACTTCGTAAAAATCTAATAGGAGACTTGTAGATAAAAACCGTTAACCTTGTAGACAGACAATAATAGTTCTCGTGATGGAAACCGATAACTCTTCTGAACAAAGACTACTGAATAAAATTCGCAGACTACCTCCTGAGAAAGTGAGTGAAGTTGAAGATTTCATAGATTTTCTCTATCAGAAAAATGCAGACCATTCCTTGGTAATAGCAGCAGCCAAGCTGTCAGAATCAGTTCTGCACGAAATTTGGGATAATCCGGCTGACGCTGAGTATGACAACTTATAGTTTTGGTGATGTTGTTTTGGTTCCTTTTCCCTTTACAGATCAAACAGCTAGCAAGAAACGTCCCGCAGTGGTTGTCAGTTCAGATGAATACCATCGTGAGCGATTTGATCTCATTTTGATAGCTGTTACCAGTCAATTCAATCCAGGCAATGTATTTGGTGAACTGACAATTACACACTGGCAAGCTGCTGGTCTTTTGAAACCTTCAATCATTAAGCCTGTTCTTACTACAATTGAAACAAGTATGGTATTCAGGAAACTTGGTCAACTTCAGGATTTAGATAGGCAAAATCTTCAGCACCTCTTACAAATAATTTTGGGTGTATCAACTTGATGTAGATTAATATATTAGGTTGCATGAGTCAGATAAACTTAACGAGCTGTTACTAACGGCTGAGTTCGAGAAACTGTGCGCCGCACTGATTCCCCAGTCAACAGTTCCACAACGTTCATGCCATTGCCAATCACACCTGGAACACTAGGATAACCAGCAGTTGCACCCACTAAAAACAGATTGGGTAATTCTGTTATGTATCCTATGCGATTTAACCCGACTTGCGACGGTACTAATTTGGCACCGTAAATATTACCTTGTGGTTGTCCTAAATAAAACTCGCTTGTCGTGGGTGTCCCGAACACTTTCATGCGGATGTAATTGTCTACATCAGGAATCAAATCCCTGACACTGTTCATGATTTGTTGGTAAACTTCCCGCTTTTTAGCTTTGTAAGCTTGTGAGTCTGTTTGGTGCAGGTGTGCAAATGGTTCGTAAGGGCAGACAGTGGCAATTTCTAAGATATGATGTCCCTCTGGAGCCATACCTGGTGCATCAGATTTCATTGTCGGACAGGAGAGGAAAATCCACGGACTACTGAAGTCACCTTGCAATTGTTGTTGATATTCTCTGTTTAAGTCCCCAGTGGGATAATACCAGAGATTCCAGTTACCAATGCCATAGCTTTGCGGATCAAAGCGACTATCTAAACCCAGGTAAATATTAAAAGCACTAGCTGAGTATTCATAGCCAGTTAATCGCTGACGTTCTTTGTAGCTGATGGCTTCTGCATCGTGCATCAACTCTACTGTTAATTTAGGGTCAAGGTCACTAATATAAGCCTTAGTAGCGCGATAGGTTTTACCATCGGCCAGTACACTATGTACACTACCGTTGCTGACTTGAATATGATTCACTGTGGTTGCGTAGGCAATGACACCGCCACCTGCGGTAATTACATCAACAATAGTGTCTACAAAGTCCTTAAAGTGATGTTTGGGATAGTACGCACCTTCCGCATAGTCCCAAACTAGGGAAGTGTGGGTAATTAAGGCAATTTCGTCAGGCGGTAAGGCATAGTCACCACTCTGCCCCGCTAAAATTGCTTGTACTTTCGGTGATAATCCCACATAGTTATATAAATCTTGTAGTGTCCAATTCCGCTTACGGAAGAGATTGAAATATTTGGGTAACTTTAACCAATCAGACCACTTTTGATCATACCAATGTACTTCATTACCTAAACTGCGAATTTCTTGGTGCAGTTGTTGAATTTCATCACAGTAGCGGTTGATGGCCTTAGCTTCTTCTGGAAATGTAGACAACAAGCGGTAACGCAGACTTTCCCAACCTAGGGGAATTCTAAAATCTGCCTCTGGTGTGATGACACGATCTATACATTTGGAGTCAAGGCTATTAAATGCGACATCCCGACCAATATAGTTGAGAAATTGCCCTATGGTCTGACCAGAACCACATTGAGAAATATAATGCACGTCAGCACAAAAACTGTATTCACCATAGTCAAATGTGTGGCAACAACCACCCGGTAAATAGTGTTTTTCTAAAACTGCTACGTTATATCCTTGTTTAGTTAAACAGGCGGCAGTTGCTAATCCACCTAATCCAGCACCTAAAATTACATAATCAAAGATTTCCATATGCCTCTCCTCTGGTAATCTTGATTGCTCTTGATTTAATTAGTGATTTTTTATGAATGTTTTGGGTAAATGCTAAAAAACTCAAAAAATCAGTATCCAGTTTTGCAGATTTTGACTAAAAAATTTCAAAACTCGTGCAGAAGACTTGGCTATTTATTGGTGTTTAATCTATTGGTAGTAACAATGGGGTAGTAGCAATCAGCTAATATGCAATTACCCTGATCATCTAAAAGTATAGAACGGGTTAGCTAAGAAGTTTCTTAAGTGGTAGATACTGGCTACCTATTTGATGATTATCAATCTAGGTACTTTTTCTTTGTGAATGTGATATGAATATATTTTATCTAAAAACTCAATATTTAGACATTAAAATTTGTTTTGCTAGAAAAAATGTATCAAAAGTTATAAAAAAATGCTCTCGAAGAAATCAATCTTATGGATGATATTGATGCAACTGGGAAAAGATTTTATTTTTAATAGTTGAAATAGCAAAAATGTATGTTGCATGACAGAAAATTATGTTAATATAAAAGTGGGATTGCAAAGAACCTCTGACATAAAAAGAAGTGGCAACACCCTTGGTAACAGGCATCGCCCAAGAGTAAGGCCAAACCAGGATCTAAAGAAGAGGCGACTATGGGAGGTTCGGGTAAAGATTGCAAGACCAGCAAACCAAAGTGCGTGATGGAGGATACATTGCACCAAACAGAAAAGCAGAACTGAGGGGTCTGGTTGAACGCAACTAGACCCCTTAGCATTATCCTTTAATTACAGCAAGCAGAAAAAGGACTAAAGTCCTTACTACAAACTTTAGTTTATT carries:
- a CDS encoding DUF2281 domain-containing protein, which gives rise to METDNSSEQRLLNKIRRLPPEKVSEVEDFIDFLYQKNADHSLVIAAAKLSESVLHEIWDNPADAEYDNL
- a CDS encoding type II toxin-antitoxin system PemK/MazF family toxin — its product is MTTYSFGDVVLVPFPFTDQTASKKRPAVVVSSDEYHRERFDLILIAVTSQFNPGNVFGELTITHWQAAGLLKPSIIKPVLTTIETSMVFRKLGQLQDLDRQNLQHLLQIILGVST
- a CDS encoding phytoene desaturase family protein, translating into MEIFDYVILGAGLGGLATAACLTKQGYNVAVLEKHYLPGGCCHTFDYGEYSFCADVHYISQCGSGQTIGQFLNYIGRDVAFNSLDSKCIDRVITPEADFRIPLGWESLRYRLLSTFPEEAKAINRYCDEIQQLHQEIRSLGNEVHWYDQKWSDWLKLPKYFNLFRKRNWTLQDLYNYVGLSPKVQAILAGQSGDYALPPDEIALITHTSLVWDYAEGAYYPKHHFKDFVDTIVDVITAGGGVIAYATTVNHIQVSNGSVHSVLADGKTYRATKAYISDLDPKLTVELMHDAEAISYKERQRLTGYEYSASAFNIYLGLDSRFDPQSYGIGNWNLWYYPTGDLNREYQQQLQGDFSSPWIFLSCPTMKSDAPGMAPEGHHILEIATVCPYEPFAHLHQTDSQAYKAKKREVYQQIMNSVRDLIPDVDNYIRMKVFGTPTTSEFYLGQPQGNIYGAKLVPSQVGLNRIGYITELPNLFLVGATAGYPSVPGVIGNGMNVVELLTGESVRRTVSRTQPLVTAR